In one window of Henckelia pumila isolate YLH828 chromosome 1, ASM3356847v2, whole genome shotgun sequence DNA:
- the LOC140874308 gene encoding uncharacterized protein: MKIMKVNTAVAITEGAPQMIEKPRAEWTSEDKRKANLDNVARYILYKTLDKHMFSKIKSCTTTKEIWEKLTQLCEGNYQTKENKLMVAIQKFDNIKIKPGETMNEFDERFSSIMIKKNALGKSYSNREVALKVMRALP; this comes from the coding sequence ATGAAGATTATGAAAGTTAACACTGCAGTTGCTATCACTGAAGGTGCTCCACAGATGATAGAAAAGCCTCGAGCGGAATGGACTTCTGAAGACAAGCGGAAAGCCAATCTGGACAATGTAGCCAGATACATACTATACAAAACTCTGGACAAGCacatgtttagcaagatcaaaaGCTGCACTACTACCAAAGAAATATGGGAGAAGCTCACCCAACTATGTGAAGGAAACTAtcaaacaaaggaaaacaaactcatggtggccattcaaaagtttgacaacATAAAGATAAAACCAGGagaaacaatgaatgaatttgatgaaagattcaGCAGCATTATGATCAAGAAAAATGCACTTGGAAAAAGTTATAGCAATCGTGAAGTAGCACTCAAAGTTATGAGAGCTCTACCATGA